From a single Ursus arctos isolate Adak ecotype North America unplaced genomic scaffold, UrsArc2.0 scaffold_34, whole genome shotgun sequence genomic region:
- the LOC123001915 gene encoding zinc finger protein 84-like has translation MTKSQGSLSFEDVAVDFTWEEWQLLDSAQKTLYRSVTLENLSSLVSLGFQLIRPDVISRLEQEQPRVVGEDIPGQSFSEYWKVDDYKAWHQEIQDGIKKLEQVREMNASAKIFQCGVKLAPLKQKPNKHVSNGKHLKYSLDVFTQTRNCGRKKAGNVNRYEKSFPHTEREKTHVGLKYYECNECGKVISKKSRLIVHQRTHTGEKPFKCTECGKAFSQKSHLVTHQTVHTGEKLYGCECGKAFSRKSHLITHQRTHTGEKPYECSNCSKVFSQTSQLIIHQRSHTGEKPYACGECGKAFSGKSQLITHERTHIDEKPNKCSECGKAFREKSSLSKHQRIHSGEKPYGCSECGKAFSGQSLLFRHQKTHSGEKPYGCDECTKAFIWKSQLIIHQRTHTGEKPYECGKCGKAFSQKSHLIIHQRTHTEQKP, from the exons ATGACCAAGTCCCAG GGGTCACTGTCGTTTGAGGACGTGGCTGTGGACTTCACGTGGGAGGAGTGGCAGCTGCTGGACTCGGCTCAGAAGACGCTGTACAGAAGCGTGACATTGGAGAACTTGAGCAGCCTTGTGTCACTGG GGTTTCAACTTATCCGACCAGATGTGATCTCCAGACTGGAGCAGGAGCAGCCACGGGTAGTGGGTGAAGACATCCCCGGTCAGAGCTTTTCAG AATACTGGAAAGTTGATGATTACAAAGCATGGCACCAAGAAATTCAAGACGGGATTAAAAAATTGGAACAAGTCCGTGAAATGAATGCAAGTGCGAAAATATTTCAGTGTGGCGTGAAACTTGCACCTTTAAAGCAAAAGCCCAATAAGCATGTCTCAAatggaaaacatttgaaatactCGTTAGATGTATTTACTCAGACTCGAAACTGTGGAAGAAAGAAAGCTGGTAATGTCAACAGATATGAGAAATCCTTTCCCCATACCGAACGTGAGAAGACTCATGTTGGATTAAAATActatgaatgtaatgaatgtggaaaagTCATCAGCAAGAAGTCACGACTCATTGTCCATCAGAGaacacacacaggagagaaaccattCAAATGCACtgaatgtggcaaagccttttCCCAGAAGTCGCACCTTGTTACACATCAGACAGTTCACACAGGAGAAAAACTGTATGGATGtgagtgtgggaaggccttctCTAGAAAGTCACACCTCATCAcacatcagagaactcacacgggagagaaaccatatgaatgCAGCAACTGTAGCAAAGTCTTCTCTCAGACATCACAGCTCATCATTCACCAGCGAagtcacacaggagagaaaccctatgcctgtggtgaatgtgggaaagcctttagtGGGAAGTCACAACTCATTACGCATGAGAGAACCCATATAGATGAAAAGCCCAACAAATGCAGTGAGTGTGGCAAGGCCTTCAGAGAGAAGTCAAGTCTCAGTAAGCATCAGAGAATTCATTCGGGAGAGAAACCCTATGGATGCAgtgagtgtgggaaagccttcagtggGCAGTCACTCCTCTTCAGACACCAGAAAACTCATTCAGGAGAAAAGCCCTACGGATGCGATGAGTGCACGAAAGCATTTATTTGGAAGTCACAGCTCATCATACATCAGCGgactcacacaggagagaagccctatgaatgcggcaagtgtgggaaagccttctcCCAGAAGTCACACCTCATCAtacatcagagaactcacacagAACAGAAACCCTAG